In Oncorhynchus gorbuscha isolate QuinsamMale2020 ecotype Even-year linkage group LG03, OgorEven_v1.0, whole genome shotgun sequence, the DNA window gttggactagtaaccgaaaggttgcaagtttgaatcccgagctgacaaggtacacctctgtcgttctgcccctgaacaggcagttggcctaccggggaacagtgggttgtcattgaaaataagaacttgttcttaattaactgacttgcctagttaaataaagataaaattacaacaacaaaaatattaaaTGTGGGTGAGATGCTTAGTGAAGGAGGATATGGGGAAGAAACACGCTTTTTCATAAAAATATATTAAACTCCATATCAACTGGCACTCAACCTTTCTGCTGCGGTGTCTCTTTCCTGGTCACATGTTTACACGTGAGGATGTCATGGTCCTCATGCGCCAATCCTTACTTCCTGTTTTCTTACGCTTCAAATGTATATTTATACCTTATTGAATTAACTTTCAGTATTGTCTATATGTGAAGAGTTTGCCTGcaacttactctctctctctacctctccctccctctctttatcgccccccctcccccaggttgACCCTAAGTTCATGAAGAACTTGCGTTTTGCCAAGAAGCACAACAAGAAGGGTCAGAAGACCGCCAACGCAGCAGCCAAGAAGATCGCTGATGCCGCCGCCCCTTAGACGGGGGCGTGTCCTCTGCATCTCCACGGTCCATTGACTTTGTTACCATCACAGTAAAGCTATGCTTTGCTTAAAAAATAAAGTATTggggtgttttacattgtaactTCATTTACCGATCTATCCTTTTTAATATTACTGGGTTGACTGTTCTGTGTTATATTTTATATAATAGCCTAGCTctcctacctccacacctcaacATGGCTTTCATTTCCAACAACACTATGGCAGCCTTCAGCTTGGAAATGGAGATGACCAGAGCTGTACATTGGCACTAGTCTTTTAAAGGGTCAATCTGATTGGTACATTGTTTTTGGACCTTACATTCgtgagatatatagatatagatatatatatatagccattgattcttgaagaatataacttaaaaTGTCAGTGGTTCAATTGTCGTACCcctcatcagaacccaaaatgttTTAATCGATTGTAAAAAAGGGCTGTCTAAAGTGTATTTGCAGAAGGATAACATGAATTGTGGAGTATGAGAAGCTAGGGTCATGGGGCTAGACGCTAGCTAGGAGGGTCATGGGGCTAGagtccaggggtgtcaaactcatttcgcatcgtgggccacatacggcctagggagatgtcaagtgggccggaccattaaaattataccatactctgctataaataaccaaaatatcatgtctttcctttgttttggtgtaaagaagcacaagaacattaggaaaatattgaaatttaatgaactatccttttacaaaacatttcatgaaacacctcatatttccttagacaaatgtgcaatttacttttatcattcacaaatatgcattgcaactgatcccactgattgtacaaaggcacaaaactaattggtactgaaaaatatagtaatgcactttaagattaaatgagacttttaaagaaaggaatttttaaaccacttacacatacgcatataaaatctaaatgtaatccctgcgtacaccttacaaactaaggagagtgattttaaatgtgtaatgaagaaagtgttcgcctgtcctgtaaatctgtaaactccatacatgaaacatacatacacatacaatacatactgaaaagttatggagttgtatgaacagtagaattccatcacacaacttttgttttgaagctgctgactaacattaaagtgcacattttttaaatcaccacagtaaggattcatcttcacagagctgtattctttcaatgcaaacagtatctaaggcagcattttaaaggtgttagtctagtctggacttgtatttgtacctgaaacttggcatcttttggcctgtacaagtgcatcaacaccaggtgtcatgtcctgactagctgtcactttcagaatgtcatttaagtgcttgtttgtgagccttgaacgcatttttgttttattgatattcaccactgagaaaatttgttcacaaaggtaggttgtcccaaacatgcacaaaattgacttctcggctctggatgaaagttgactgctgtttcctcagacccgccagcaattcgttaatcttatctcttctcagttgtccttgcaagccgtcatatttttcgctgtgatgagtctcgtagtggcgtcgaatattatattccttcaataccgaaacttgttgcaaacacaccaagcacaaaggttttccgtgcatctctgtaaataaataggacgtggtccatttttctttgaaaattctacactccttatctacttttctccgtttggataacgacattttggctaatgagggtgtagcggagaggtagagaccaaggtattaacaacgtcgtaacaagcagcagatggcgcattgataccgtctgctgttttcagtctgtctcagtgatgcggcttgtcttctactctgatggaaagagtgcgccccttagcggataatccatgaattgcagcgaattaaaaatattaattccatgtcttttatgcattttttccactttcaaattatcctgcgggcctgatcgaacctccttgggggccggttccggcccgcgggccgtatgtttgacacccctgggctAGACGCTAGCTAGGAGGATCAGGGGGCTAGCTAGCATGGGGATGAGCTGTGGATTATGAGTCTTGTCACAGGAGTGGGGTCTATTGTGTTAAGACTAAACAGGGTACAATCAACAGGACTGGTGTCTTCTGACAGACTAAACTGGGTGCCATCAACAGCTGCTGTCTCAGGCTGACCGCCAGGCTCTGGCTATTGGCTAAACTGACTAGAGGGAATGTTTACAATGTCGAGGCCTAAATATGTTATGACAGCGAGAACAGTGTTATAGTACTATACAAGGGAAAGATGACCGGACTTCTCGGTTCCTAGACAAACATCTTTTCTCTGTATAGTACCactggactgaaaacccacaggacagtagatctccaggaagagggttggactgataacctacaggacagtagatctccaggaagaggattggactgataacctacaggacagtagatctccaggaagagggttggactgataacctacaggacagtagatctccaggaagagggttggactgaaaacccacaggacagtagatctccaggaagagggttggactgataacctacaggacagtagatctccaggaagaggattggactgataacctacaggacagtagatctccaggaagagggttggactgataacctacaggacagtagatctccaggaagagggttggactgaaaacccacagtacagtagatctccaggaagagggttggactgataaccTACAAGACGggagatctccaggaagagggttggactgataacctacagaacggtagatctccaggaagagggttggactgataacctacaggatggtagatctccaggaagagggttggactgataacctacaggacggtagatctccaggaagagggttggacggCCATGGCATAAGGACGACAAGCGGAAAATAGGCAATCCATCATTTCGATTAAGACAATGACCAAGGTAGGATGGACGTAGtcataactatttgttcagcacttttgaaatgtacagcgacagaattcagaacatgggctgtttTTACAGTgaatgttctccctgtacaccaagtcagaaccgtaggataaataaagggggcatataagcagacaatgaaagctcttacaatattcaatgattaaaTATCTCGGAAACaagttataggctacatgtgcacaagtcagaacagtaggtgaaaatagaccaaattattaggttgaggcacatgggctacgaACAGCttactatacaacatacacttagtattactttcttagctacagtatacatatctccctggcatattacatcattatgCAGCAGCAAACAAGACatgtttggactcaccttgttatGTTCTTCTCACTTGACAGCGGTCCTTCGTGGGTAAGTTTTGTCATCAAAgtttggcattctctggatttataaAACAACCTGGGGcggcagcctagtggttggactagtaaccgaaaggttgcaagttcaaatccccgaactgacaaggtacaaaatctgttgttctgcccctgaacaggcagttaacctactgttcctaggccgtcattgaaaataagaatttgttcttaactgacttgcctagtaaaataaaggtaaaattaaaataaaaaaataactacAAAGAAACAACATAAAACAATACATAGTAAACAACATAAAACAATACATAGTAAACAACATAAAACAATAcatagtaaacaacaacaaacactatGTAGTAAACAACATAAAACACTATGTAGTAAACAACATAAAACACTACATAGTAAACAACATAAAACACTACAAAGTAAACAACATAAAACACTACAAAGTAAACAACATAAAACACTATGTAGTAAACAACATAAAACACTAtgtagtaaacaacaacaaacactatGTAGTAAACAACATAAAACACTATGTAGTAAACAACATAAAACACTACAAAGTAAACAACATAAAACACTACAAAGTAAACAACATAAAACACTACATAGTAAACAACATAAAACACTATGTAGTAAACAACATAAAACACTATGTAGTAAACAACATAAAACACTATGTAGTAAACAACAGCAAACACTATGTAGTAAACAACATAAAACACTACAAAGTAAACAACATAAAACACTACAAAGTAAACAACATAAAACACTATGTAGTAAACAACATAAAACACTATGTAGTAAACAACATAAAACACTACAAAGTAAACAACATAAAACACTACAAAGTAAACAACATAAAACACTACATAGTAAACAACATAAAACACTATGTAGTAAACAACATAAAACACTACAAAGTAAACAACATAAAACACTACAAAGTAAACAACATAAAACACTACATAGTAAACAACATAAAACACTATGTAGTAAACAACATAAAACACTACATAGTAAACAACATAAAACACTAcaaagtaaacaacaacaaccactATGTAGTAAACAACATAAAACACTACAAAGTAAACAACATAAAACACTACAAAGTAAACAACATAAAACACTACATAGTAAACAACATAAAACACTATGTAGTAAACAACATAAAACACTATGTAGTAAACAACATAAAACACTACATAGTAAACAACATAAAACACTACATAGTAAACAACATAAAACACTACATAGTAAACAACATAAAACACTACATAGTAAACAACATAAAACACTACATAGTAAACAACATAAAACACTACATAGTAAACAACATAAAACACTACATAGTAAACAACATAAAACACTATGTAGTAAACAACATAAAACACTACATAGTAAACAACATAAAACACTATGTAGTAAACAAAGTAAACAACATAAAACACAAggaatgtgagaatgctattcattgactacagctcagcgttcaccaccatagtgccctcaaggctcatcactaagctaaggaccctggaactaaacacctccctctgcaactggatcctggacttcctgatgggctgcccgaaggtggtaagggtaggtaacaacacatccgccacgctgatccttaacacgggggctcctcaggggtgcatgctcagtcccctcctgtacttcctgttcactcatgactgcatggccaggcacgactccaaccccatcattaagtttgctgatgacacaacagtggtagacctggtcaccaacaatgacgagacagtgtgtggtgccaggacaacaacctctccctcaacgtgatcaagactacGAAGatgactctacccacatgtacagtatatattacctcaattacctcgactaatcgttgcctccacattgactctgtactggtacagccctgtatatagcctccacattgactctgtgctggtacagccctgtatatagcctccacattgactctgtaccggtatcccctgtatatagcctccacattgactctgtcccggtaccccctgtatatagcctccacattgactccgtaccggtaccccctgtatataacctccacattcactctgtactggtaccccctgtatatagcctccacattgactctgtaccagtaccccctgtatatagcctccacattgactctgtaccggtaccccctgtatatagcctccacattgactctgtactgataccccctgtatatagcctccacattgactctgtaccggtacagccctgtatatagcctccacattgactctgtaccgtaataccctgtatatagtttccacattgactctgtaccggtaccccctgtatatagcctccacattgactctgtaccgataccccctgtatatagcctccacattgactctgtaccggtaccccctgtatatagtctccacattgattctgtaccggtatcccctgtatatagcctacacattgactctgtaccggtaccccctgtatatagcctccacattgactctgtaccggtgctccctgtatatagcctccacattgactctgtaccggtaccccctgtatatagcctccacattgactctgtaccggtactccctgtatatagcctccacattgactctgtaccggtactccctgtatatagcctccacattgattgtacaggtatcccctgtatatagcctccacattaactctgtaccggtaccccctgtataaagcctccacattgactctgtaccggtaccccctgtatatagcctccacattgactctgtaccggtatccccctgtatatagcctccacattgactctgtaccggtaccccctgtatatagcctccacattgattgtacagataccccctgtatatagcctccacattaactatgtaccggtaccccctgtatatagcctccacattgactctgtacctgtaccccctgtatatagcctccacattgactcagtaccggtaccccctgtatatagcctccacattgactctgtacctgtaccccctgtatatagcctccacattaactctgtaccggtaccccctgtatatagcctccacattgactctgtacctgtaccccctgtatatagcctccacattgactcagtaccggtaccccctgtatttagcctccacattgactctgtacctgtaccccctgtatatagcctccacattgactctgtaccggtaccccctgtatatagtctccacattgactctgtaccggtaccacctgtatatagcctccacattgactctgtacctgtaccccctgtatatagcctccacattgactctgtaccggtacctcctgtatatagtctccacattgactctgtaccggtaccccctgtatatagcctccacattgactgtaccggtgctccctgtatataacctccacattgactcggtaccggtaccccctgtatatagcctccacattgactctgtaccggtaccccctgtatatagcctccacattgactctgtaccggtaccccctgtatatagcctccacattgactctgtaccggtacccctgtatatagcctccacattgactctgtaccggtaccccctgtatatagcctccacattgactctgtaccggtaccccctgtatatagcctccacattgactctgtaacggtaccccctgtatatagcctccacattgactctgtacctgtaccccctgtatataacctccacattgactctgtacctgtaccccctgtatatagtctcgctattgttattttactgacaCTCTTTAATTGTTTGTTACTTTATTTCTTTTTTTtcaggtatttttcttaaaactgcattgttggttaagagctcgtaagtaagcatttcattgtaaggtctacacctgtagtatttggcgaatgtgacaaataaaatgtgatttgagaaAAAAAGAGAGCATATTTCCTTCTTTATCAAATAAATCAAACACaacaatttacatacatttacatcatACAAAACAGAACGCAGGtattgataagagcgtctgctaaatgacttaaatgtaaatgtaattaatgaGAAAATACTggaacaaacaaaaaatataagAAAATAAACAATTCTAGTGCAATTGTATTGTAATTGTAATTAATTGTAATTAATTGTAATCACTCTGAAAGAGTCTTATTGTAATGATTTAGGAAAACGTTATTCTTGTTATTGTTCTCTAGGGTTAATGTTTTAATAAAATAGTTAAATTCAATCAAACAAAATGTAATTTTGGTATTGAATTTTCTAATATTTGTTTGTGTATGAAGTGTTTGGCAGCAAGAATTTTAAAAAGTAACAATCATTTCAATGGTCTTGTTATTGCAATAATAATAACATATTATATCTTTCATGTCAAAAACATAGGTGGTGTTCATAATGGTAAATAAGTCATTTGCAAGGTTTTCCCAAAATTCTGACACAAATTTATATTCAAATAAAAAACgagacagattctcacctttTTTCACAGAAAACGCAGATATCATTAATAGCCACACATTTGGATATCAtagaattacatggatatatcttATGTAAAATGTTGAAGTGCACTAACTATATCCTGACTAACTATATCCACTATATCCTAACTAACTATATCCACTATATCCACTATATCCTAACTAACTATATCCTAACTAACTATATCCACTATATCCACTATATCCTAACAATAATAAAACACGTCACAAATAGTGCGGTAGGTGCGAGGATTCGAACACAGCGACTGTCGGTGTGATGCATCATTTCCGCTTCCGCTTTCCCTCTGATTGCATCAGTTCCCTGTCATCAGTTCGTCAAAGTTGGCAGCCGGAGAAAGAAAGACATGTGAGTTTACCTGAATGGGTATTTAAATATTTGTATGTTGAACTGTTGTACAATTAAACTATATTTACCTGACGTTGATGCAATATGCGTCCATATGAATGCAAACGTGAGGGTACAGTGTCACGGAGTAGTCGAAAGCACTTAGCGAGCTAGCCGGCTAAGCTAACCACTCCACTTACATGTGCACAGCAAGGATACGTCGTTACTAGCATGCATTTATTCATATTTTATAACTAGATTTATTCAACATCGATACTAGCCGGGTTTAAACCCAGTTAACTGAATTAGCTAACACGCATATCAATCCAACTAACGTTACTGAAAGTATAATTGCTGCttgctagttagctaacgttatgttTGTTTTGAATTTATAGAATGTTGAGTTGTTGTCCCAACGTCATCATTGGTTGCCATTCACTTTCCCTCCAATAGTCAACTAACTATGATGTGTTTCTATCACTCAGTGATCATGGTGGAGCCTGTTCCGGAATCCATCCACTTCCCTTCTGAGGAGAAGAGGATCCTGCAGCTGTGGAAGGACAAGGACTGCTTCCAGGAGTGTCTCAAACAGTCCAAGAACAGGCCCAAGTAAGTACTAGGACCATGCCATCTGGACCAGTCGAGTCATTCCTGACTGTCAAACAGTAACGGACTGTTTTTCCACATCGAAGGAGTATTGTAGACAGAATTCCTCTAACCATTGTCTAGTCAAAGATTAAGCTTATTAACATAAAGTCTGTCTACAGGTGAACTTTTTACACATGCAGAACACAGTAATGGGTAGTGAGCGCATGAAACCACTAAGCCCGATATGTAAGTATACAAAAGAAAAGATGAATCTGTTTCATGAATGAAACTCTTCTCCAGGTACACGTTCTATGACGGGCCTCCGTTCGCCACAGGTCTCCCCCACTACGGTCACATCCTGGCAGGGACCATCAAAGACATCGTGACTCGCTTCGCCCACCAGAGCGGCTTCCACGTGGACCGCCGGTTCGGCTGGGACTGTCACGGCCTGCCTGTGGTAAGAATGTCTTTGGGATACTGTACTCGTCGCTAGGGGCTGTGACGGTAATTGAATAACCGCGTAACTGACGGTTGTCATGAAATTAAATAACCATCAAAACTGCTGAAATAGCCCTGCATTCACATCAAATTCTTACATGTTTTGTTAACTTTATTTTCCTGTAGATAAACTTGACCTAATATTCAGGAGTGTTTACTCATGATTACTATTTGACTTTCTACATCTCATCTTTCCAA includes these proteins:
- the rpl29 gene encoding 60S ribosomal protein L29; translation: MAKSKNHTTHNQSRKAHRNGIKKPRPDRYESMKGVDPKFMKNLRFAKKHNKKGQKTANAAAKKIADAAAP